Proteins from a genomic interval of Treponema primitia ZAS-1:
- a CDS encoding [FeFe] hydrogenase, group A, whose translation MAVIQIDKDICTGCQECTKVCPVYAIEGNPGEAQTVVAERCVMCGQCVQKCKSYVSLIDHGPEMYNKKREERMLPETVREPLFAAHNVSHLAELIKVLDDPSLFTIVQAAPAVRVGIAEDFGLPLGSLASGKMAAGLRRLGFKKVYDTNFSADLTIMEEGTELVKRVTEKGVLPMFTSCCPGWVRYMENTHPELTKHLSSCKSPQQMAGAVFKTYGAKLDAVEGAKVYNVSVMPCTCKTFEAAREEMNSSGWQDIDVVITTRELGYLLKYKGIDLATMPDEEFDMPLGEYTGAGAIFGVTGGVMEAAIRTGYTLITGKELKDVDINAVRGNEGFRRAEIKAGDLTLKVGVVTNLKNIDPVIEQLQAGTLDAHFVEVMTCPEGCISGGGQPKLLSDTDTAEAYQSRRKATYDHDKALPKRKSHESGAIKKIYAEFLEKPNGHKSHELLHTSYKSE comes from the coding sequence ATGGCGGTAATTCAGATAGATAAGGATATTTGTACGGGGTGTCAGGAATGTACCAAGGTTTGTCCGGTCTATGCCATTGAGGGAAACCCCGGTGAAGCCCAGACTGTGGTAGCTGAGCGCTGCGTCATGTGCGGCCAATGTGTGCAGAAATGCAAGTCCTATGTTTCCCTGATCGATCACGGCCCGGAAATGTACAATAAAAAGCGGGAGGAGCGGATGCTGCCGGAAACGGTGCGGGAGCCCCTTTTTGCAGCCCATAACGTGAGCCACCTGGCGGAACTTATCAAGGTCCTGGATGATCCATCCCTATTCACGATTGTGCAGGCCGCTCCGGCGGTGCGTGTGGGCATTGCGGAAGACTTCGGGCTGCCCCTGGGCTCCCTAGCCTCGGGCAAGATGGCCGCTGGCCTGCGGCGGCTCGGGTTCAAAAAAGTCTACGACACGAATTTTTCTGCGGACCTTACCATTATGGAAGAGGGCACAGAGCTGGTAAAGCGGGTTACCGAAAAAGGCGTCCTGCCCATGTTTACCTCCTGCTGCCCCGGCTGGGTCAGATATATGGAGAACACCCATCCTGAACTTACCAAACACCTTTCCTCCTGCAAGAGTCCTCAGCAGATGGCCGGGGCGGTGTTTAAAACCTACGGGGCAAAGCTCGACGCAGTGGAGGGCGCCAAGGTTTATAACGTGTCGGTCATGCCCTGTACCTGCAAGACCTTTGAGGCCGCCCGGGAGGAGATGAACTCCTCCGGTTGGCAGGATATCGATGTGGTGATCACCACCCGGGAACTGGGTTACCTTCTTAAGTACAAGGGCATAGATCTGGCCACCATGCCCGATGAGGAATTTGATATGCCCCTGGGTGAGTATACCGGGGCCGGCGCCATCTTCGGCGTAACCGGCGGGGTTATGGAGGCGGCCATCAGGACCGGCTATACCCTGATCACCGGCAAGGAATTGAAGGATGTGGACATCAATGCTGTGCGGGGAAACGAAGGGTTTCGGCGTGCGGAGATCAAAGCCGGGGATCTTACCCTCAAGGTGGGGGTGGTTACTAACCTCAAGAACATAGACCCGGTGATAGAACAGCTCCAAGCGGGAACCCTGGACGCCCACTTTGTGGAAGTCATGACCTGCCCCGAAGGTTGCATCTCCGGCGGAGGCCAGCCGAAACTTCTGTCGGATACTGATACGGCGGAGGCATACCAGAGCCGGCGCAAGGCAACCTATGACCATGACAAGGCCCTGCCGAAGCGGAAATCCCACGAGAGCGGGGCTATAAAAAAGATCTACGCCGAATTCCTGGAGAAGCCCAACGGACACAAATCCCACGAGCTTCTGCACACGAGCTATAAGAGTGAATGA
- a CDS encoding 4Fe-4S dicluster domain-containing protein — MNSFIKANPIRCIGCRTCLISCVVAHEGKRIFEIDPDGYNFNPRLFMVKTARVSAPVHCRHCENPACKASCTSGAIFVKDNVVLVDTKKCIGCKNCVIACPFGAVEIVETAEVQNDGSPRKIANKCDLCVGVADSPSCVKVCPTEALALVTDGDLSQSVADKRRNAAAAAAV; from the coding sequence ATGAACTCTTTTATAAAAGCAAACCCGATCCGCTGTATAGGATGCAGAACCTGTTTGATAAGCTGCGTGGTTGCCCATGAGGGTAAACGGATATTCGAAATCGATCCCGACGGCTATAACTTTAATCCTCGGCTTTTTATGGTTAAGACCGCCCGAGTCAGCGCCCCGGTCCATTGCCGGCACTGCGAAAATCCCGCCTGTAAGGCATCCTGTACTTCGGGGGCCATCTTCGTGAAGGACAATGTGGTGCTTGTGGACACAAAGAAGTGCATAGGCTGCAAGAATTGTGTCATAGCCTGTCCCTTCGGCGCGGTGGAAATCGTGGAAACCGCAGAGGTCCAGAACGACGGGTCCCCCAGGAAGATCGCCAATAAGTGCGATCTCTGCGTTGGGGTTGCGGATAGCCCCTCCTGTGTGAAGGTCTGTCCCACCGAAGCCCTGGCCCTGGTTACCGATGGTGACTTGAGCCAAAGCGTGGCGGATAAACGCAGAAATGCTGCGGCCGCTGCGGCGGTTTAA
- the fdhF gene encoding formate dehydrogenase subunit alpha produces the protein MAKNSVKEIQTTCCYCGTGCQLLFTVDQAANKILDVHPVWGRTNEGTACLKGWYGWDYLNDPQILTKRLREPMIRKNGRKSPLEVVSWDEAIKFVADNFKRIKEKWGPDSFLGAASARGPGNEAGYITQKFTRAVMGTNNIDHCARICHAASVAGSRQTIGEGAMSLSIPEIEDAEVIFNIGYNAAASHPIVARRIVKAKEKGAFIICADPRITETARISDLHLQLKGGSNVALVNSLANVIISEDLIDHEFVKAHTKGFDEFWEVVKEYTPEYAATITGLSAEDIRFTARKYASSKHSVILWGMGITQFSQGVETVKCCCSLAMLTGNFGRPSCGTGPVRGQNNVQGTCDMGDLPDVYPGYQSVTDPEIQAKFEKAWGVKLSNKAGIQLTRVPEFVIHEKDPAKRIHAYYITGEDPAQSDPDLEEIRETLDQVDFVVVQDIFWNKTAEHADAILPATAWGEHDGCYTSSDRGFQRIRKVLEGQGNILPDWEITCRIATAMGYPMHYNNTEEIWNEMIDLCPKFTGATYEKMERQGSVQWPCWDKGPGDKGTMFLHKDGRFATPDGIGILKTSPYHPPTEVENKEFPLALCTVREVGHYSVRTMTGNCRMLRNLEDEPGWVEMSPEDCAELGLREGEIVKVLSKRGSVYTRCKPTERVKPGAVYMTYQWWIGACNELTISSLDPSSRTPEYKYCAARVEKIKDQAWAKQEVAHIYEDIRSRMHIVKEEVLA, from the coding sequence TGCGGGACAGGCTGCCAACTCCTGTTTACGGTTGATCAGGCTGCCAACAAGATTCTTGATGTGCATCCGGTCTGGGGCAGAACCAACGAGGGGACCGCCTGTTTGAAGGGCTGGTACGGATGGGATTATCTGAATGATCCCCAGATCCTGACCAAGCGCCTGCGGGAACCGATGATTCGCAAAAACGGCAGGAAATCTCCCCTGGAAGTGGTCAGCTGGGATGAGGCTATCAAATTTGTGGCGGATAATTTCAAGCGGATCAAAGAAAAGTGGGGGCCCGATTCATTTTTAGGCGCCGCTTCGGCTCGCGGACCGGGAAATGAAGCGGGCTACATTACTCAGAAATTCACCCGGGCGGTTATGGGGACGAATAATATTGATCACTGCGCCCGTATCTGCCACGCCGCTTCTGTTGCGGGTTCACGGCAGACCATAGGGGAGGGCGCCATGTCCCTGTCCATTCCGGAGATTGAGGACGCCGAGGTGATCTTCAACATCGGTTATAATGCTGCGGCTTCCCACCCCATCGTAGCCCGGCGCATTGTTAAGGCTAAGGAGAAGGGCGCCTTCATCATCTGCGCCGATCCCCGGATCACAGAGACCGCCCGTATCTCGGATCTGCATTTGCAGTTAAAGGGCGGATCAAATGTGGCCCTGGTGAATTCCCTGGCAAATGTTATCATCAGCGAAGATTTAATTGATCATGAATTTGTAAAGGCCCATACCAAGGGCTTTGACGAGTTCTGGGAAGTCGTCAAGGAATACACCCCCGAATACGCCGCAACAATCACCGGCCTTTCTGCGGAGGATATACGCTTTACCGCCCGGAAGTACGCAAGCTCCAAGCACTCGGTTATCCTTTGGGGCATGGGTATCACCCAGTTCTCCCAGGGGGTTGAAACGGTTAAATGCTGCTGCAGCCTTGCCATGCTCACCGGAAATTTTGGCCGGCCCAGCTGCGGTACCGGCCCTGTCCGGGGGCAGAACAATGTGCAGGGTACCTGCGACATGGGGGACCTTCCGGATGTCTATCCGGGTTATCAAAGCGTCACCGACCCGGAAATACAGGCAAAGTTCGAAAAAGCCTGGGGGGTAAAACTTTCCAATAAAGCAGGCATTCAGCTTACCCGGGTTCCGGAATTTGTTATCCACGAAAAAGACCCCGCAAAGCGGATCCACGCCTACTATATTACCGGTGAGGATCCGGCCCAGTCGGACCCTGATCTGGAAGAAATCCGGGAGACCCTGGACCAGGTCGACTTTGTGGTGGTTCAGGATATTTTCTGGAACAAGACCGCCGAACACGCGGACGCCATCCTGCCGGCCACCGCCTGGGGCGAGCATGACGGTTGTTACACCAGTTCCGACCGGGGCTTCCAGCGTATCCGCAAAGTGCTGGAAGGCCAGGGCAATATCTTGCCGGATTGGGAAATTACCTGCCGTATCGCTACGGCCATGGGCTACCCCATGCACTACAACAATACTGAAGAAATCTGGAACGAGATGATCGATCTCTGTCCCAAGTTTACCGGCGCAACCTATGAAAAAATGGAGCGCCAGGGCAGCGTTCAATGGCCCTGCTGGGATAAGGGACCCGGGGACAAGGGGACCATGTTCCTCCACAAGGATGGCCGCTTTGCCACCCCGGATGGTATCGGCATACTAAAGACCTCTCCCTATCATCCGCCCACAGAGGTGGAGAACAAGGAATTCCCCCTTGCCCTGTGTACGGTCCGTGAGGTGGGGCACTATTCGGTGCGCACCATGACGGGGAATTGCCGTATGCTGCGCAACTTGGAGGATGAGCCCGGCTGGGTCGAAATGTCACCGGAGGATTGCGCCGAGCTGGGTCTCCGTGAAGGGGAGATCGTAAAGGTCCTTTCCAAGCGGGGCAGTGTCTACACCCGCTGCAAGCCCACCGAGCGGGTAAAGCCGGGGGCGGTGTACATGACCTACCAGTGGTGGATAGGGGCGTGTAATGAACTGACCATTTCTTCCCTCGATCCTTCCAGTCGTACGCCGGAGTATAAATACTGCGCCGCCCGGGTAGAAAAGATCAAGGACCAGGCCTGGGCAAAACAAGAGGTTGCCCATATCTATGAGGATATCCGGTCACGGATGCACATTGTAAAAGAGGAGGTTTTAGCATGA
- the mobA gene encoding molybdenum cofactor guanylyltransferase: MNEDSPPLTGSALILAGGRGTRIGYDKKKLELAGERVLSSLAERLGKLFNEVLISSNNPTGLMDLITLPDSIGEGPMAGIYQGLLRCTSEYLYVVACDMPFINVDYIAYMRELLVREGPDVCIARHENGDLELFNSFYKKSCAAPMGEALSRSIYKIRLAFDTLKVTMIDDGTIQKFDNGEMFFNINYKEDLEQAERRTGGTL; encoded by the coding sequence GTGAATGAGGATTCCCCGCCCCTGACCGGCAGCGCCCTGATTTTGGCCGGGGGCCGGGGAACCAGGATCGGTTATGACAAAAAGAAGCTGGAACTGGCCGGGGAGCGGGTGCTGTCCAGCCTTGCGGAACGGCTGGGGAAACTGTTCAATGAGGTACTCATCTCCTCCAATAACCCTACGGGGTTGATGGATCTCATTACCCTCCCCGACAGCATTGGTGAGGGGCCTATGGCGGGCATCTATCAGGGCTTGCTGCGTTGTACCAGCGAGTACCTCTACGTGGTTGCCTGCGATATGCCCTTTATCAATGTTGACTACATCGCCTATATGCGGGAACTCCTTGTCCGGGAAGGGCCGGATGTGTGTATTGCCCGCCACGAAAACGGCGACCTGGAACTTTTTAATTCCTTTTACAAAAAAAGCTGCGCTGCACCCATGGGGGAAGCCCTGTCCCGGAGTATATACAAGATACGCCTGGCTTTCGATACTCTGAAAGTAACCATGATCGATGATGGAACGATACAAAAATTTGATAATGGGGAAATGTTTTTCAACATCAACTATAAGGAAGACCTGGAGCAGGCGGAACGCAGGACCGGGGGGACACTTTGA
- a CDS encoding 4Fe-4S dicluster domain-containing protein gives MSGEGAYFVLADPEKCTGCRACEVACFAAHRQGVLKTVGTVTTPLIPNLYLTRTGTITMPIQCHHCENAPCLQSCLTGALERKNGSVVVNGNKCIGCRNCALACPFGAIQIAGAEILPELAGAASVFKCDLCPDREGGPACVATCPNEALRVVDTEEELREKRIRSSEAAEAIQVSGKGVQ, from the coding sequence ATGAGTGGAGAGGGAGCGTATTTTGTACTGGCCGACCCGGAAAAGTGTACCGGGTGCAGAGCCTGCGAGGTGGCCTGTTTTGCGGCCCACCGGCAGGGTGTCCTGAAAACGGTTGGGACGGTTACCACACCGCTGATTCCCAATTTATACCTAACCCGGACTGGAACTATTACGATGCCCATACAGTGTCACCACTGTGAGAATGCACCCTGCCTCCAGTCCTGCCTGACCGGCGCCCTGGAACGGAAAAACGGGTCCGTGGTGGTGAACGGTAATAAATGTATCGGCTGCCGGAACTGCGCCTTGGCCTGTCCCTTTGGGGCCATCCAGATTGCGGGGGCGGAGATCCTGCCGGAACTGGCCGGCGCAGCATCGGTGTTCAAGTGCGACCTCTGCCCGGATCGGGAGGGCGGCCCTGCCTGTGTGGCCACCTGCCCCAACGAAGCGCTGCGGGTGGTTGACACCGAAGAAGAACTGCGGGAAAAGCGGATCAGGTCAAGTGAAGCGGCGGAAGCCATTCAGGTCAGCGGCAAGGGGGTGCAGTAA